TATAAATACTTGGAGAATCCTCTTTTTTTTGCCCCGCTTCTAATTGCTTGATCAGCCAATCGGTTTGAACAATATACATATCCATACAAAGGTTTACGAACTCTGTTTCACGTCCTTGCTCATCTAATCTGTCTACGCTCAATGCTTCCGCCGAATCATTCAATTTGATAATAGAGGCATCTAAAGAAACCTTTCCTTTAGGCATTTTTTTATAGACTACCGTCATCTTATTATTTTGTTTTAGATGCTGCTTTAAGACTTTTTTGAGATCGATATTGCATAAATGATTGCTGCCTAGAAAAACTGTATACTCAGATTCAGCCTTCTGAAGATACTCGATCATTGAAGCAAAAAATGGCAACCCTTGTGCTTTTTGTTTTAAAAAGTCTTGATAAAAATACACGAAATAGCTATTTTGAACCGAATCTAAGTTCCATTCTTTCCCCCCGCCGATATGATCGAATACGGATCTAGTCTCTCCTTCATTGAATACCATTAAAATCGAATGAATATTCGCATTCGCTATACTTGAAAGAGGAAAATCGAGCAGGCGATATTTACAATCAAAAGGCAATGTATCCAGCGGTCGATTTTCGGTCAAAGGCCACAGTCCTTCAAACCTTGAAACATTTCCTAAAACAGCACACATGCTATTGGTTTTCATCTTGTTTTCCTCCCACTACTTCGGAATAGCCAACGACGTTGATTTCATTTTCTTTATGGATCACGGTATCGTCTCCGATAATGGCATTTTCTCCGATTATCGCATTTTCGATCCAGACATTCTTACCAATCGTAGCGCCTGGCATGATGACGCTATTTTTAACAGTGGAACCACCTTTTACTTCCACATTTGTCGACAGAATGCTGTTCTCAATAGTTCCTGCAACATAACATCCATCAACGATCAAAGAATGGCTGACAGATGCTGTTTCTGTTAAAAAATGCGGCGGAGAAATCATATTTTTGGAAAACATCCGCCAGCTTTTGTCTCGCATGTTCAATTCATTATCCAGCTGAATAAATTCCATACTTGCTTCCCATAAGGAGTCGATCGTCCCGACATCTTTCCAGTAACCGTTGAAACGATAAGCATAAACCGTTTCTCCCGTCTCTAAATATGAAGGGATCACATGCTTCCCAAAATCTAGCAAATGGTCGTCATCAGAAGAACTATCCATCAATACACTTCTCAACCGATCCCAATTAAAAATATAGATGCCCATTGATGCCAGATTATTTTTAGGTTCATCAGGCTTTTCATCAAATTCAATGATTCGATCCTCTTCATCTGTATTCATGATCCCAAAACGTGAAGCTTCTTTTAATGGCACTTCAATGACACCTACAGTTAAAGAAGCATCATTTGCGATATGTTCCTCCAGCATAGCTTCGTAATTCATTTTATAAATATGATCCCCTGATAAAATCAACACATATCGTGGGTCCATCTGATCGATATAGGAAATATTTTGGTAGATGGCATGAGCCGTTCCTTCAAACCATTTTTCGCCATCCGTACTAGAATAAGGATGTAAAATAGTTACACCAGAATCGATCCCATCCAAGCCCCAGCTAGCGCCATTTCCAATATGATGATTCAATGCCAGCGGCTGATATTGTGTGACTACACCTACATGTTTGATGCCGGAATTTACACAGTTACTTAAAGTAAAATCAATAATTCGATATCTTCCGCCAAATGGAACTGCCGGTTTGGCAATCTCTTTTGTCAGTTTTCCTAAACGGGTCCCTTGTCCCCCTGCTAAAATCATTGCAAGCATTTCTGTACTCATTTGTCTGCGGGCAAAAATCACCCTTCTCCCCTTTCAAGGTCTGATTATTTTACAAGTAAATCCTTGATGACTTATTCTAAAAGGTTCATTATTTGATACGAGTATTGATTTCTTTTGGTTTTATGATGATTCCTCCCAAAGCAGGAACGATCGTTTGGATTTGATACTCAAAGCTTTTGAAATTTTTTTTCTGTGTTTGGCAGTCTTGATTTTTTCTTATCCATGTCCCTCCGAACACGTTCATTTCTGTATTAAGTACTTCTTCATAGATTCCTGGAAATGGAACGCCTAGAATGAACTCTTTGTGCTCGATTGGCGAAAAATTTAAGGCGATGATCAGAAAATCTTTTTTCCGTTTTCCTTTTCGGATAAAGCTCAAAACCGTTGCTTCTGCATTGTCTGCATCGATTATTTCGATCGTCTTTTCGGAATGCTCCAACTCCCACAAGGCTTTTTCTTCTGTATACAATCGATTAATCACTTCTGTGAAATACTGCATACGCTGATTCAACGCATCATTCAAATCGATCCATTCCAACGCTTCATCATGTTTCCATTCTAAAAATTGTCCCCATTCACTTCCCATAAATAACAGTTTTTTCCCCGGAAAAGTCATTTGATACATATATAAATTCCTAAGTTGGGCGAATTGCTTATAACGATCGCCCCACATTTTATGCATCAAGCTCCGTTTACCGTGAACGACTTCATCATGGGAAAGTGGAAGAATGTACTTTTCTTGGAACATATACATCAGTGAGAAAGTCAATCGCTGGAAATTATACTTCCGAAAAGCTGCATCCATTTGATAAAAGCACAGCGTGTCGTTCATCCAGCCTAAATTCCACTTATAATCAAAGCCCAACGAGTCGTCTGAGATGTTTCCAGTAATTTTTATCTCGGAGGAGCTTTCTTCTGCAATCATGATGATCTCAGGATGCTTCTGTTTTATCACCGCATTCAGCTTCTGCAAAAAATGAAAACCAGCCCAATTGCGATGATCACCCGAGCCGATGGCAGCCTCAATCGGCTCGTCATAATCTAGATAAAGCATGTTCGAAACCGCGTCTACCCGAATCCCATCGATATGAAAAGTGTCGATCCAATAAAGGGCACTGGAAATCAAGAAGCTTTGTACCTCTGGCTTAGCTAAATCAAAGTTCAACGCACCCCAACGGATATTTTTAGCTTGTAACTCGTTAGCATATTCAAATTGGGCGCTTCCGTCAAAATAAGCCAAACTATCATCATTGATGCAAAAATGCCCAGGTACCCAATCAATAATGACACCTAGATCATTTAAATGACAAGCTTCTACAAACGCTTGAAATTCCTCAGTGGTTCCATAAATTGAACAAACAGCAAAATAACCAGTTAGTTGATATCCCCACGACGCGCCAAGCGGATGCTCCATCAAGGGCATAAATTCAATATGAGAGTAACCCAGCTTTTTCACATATGGAATCAATGTCTCCTTAAGCTCTTTAAACGTCAATGGAGTACCATCTTCTTTCACCTGCCAAGAACCAGCATGTACTTCATAGATATTCAATGGTCGTTCAGATGAATTCAGGTTTTTCTGTCTTTTTCGCCAAGTATGATCGATCCATTTTCTTTCAACTACAACTTGAATGATCGCTGCACTATTCGGTCTTTTTTCAAATGCAACAGCAAATGGGTCTATTTTATAGACTTCTCGACCATCCTTCTGTTTTACTAAATATTTATAGAGATCCCCAATTTGCGGACGTTCACTAAATCCTTCCCAAATCGCCGGTTGTTCCGTCTTTGTCAATGGTATCGAGCGGTCCCACTCATTAAAATCACCTACCAACCAAATTTGCTGCGCATTCGGTGCCCAAACTCTAAAGACAAAGCCTTGCTTGCCATCGACCGTTTTTGGATGACAACCAAAATAAGTATGGCTGGTGAAATTTTCGCCTGTTTCAAAAGATCGTGCCTGATGTTTTTCAGAACTCATTTCGCTCAACCTCACTCTCTTATAAAAATGTTGATTATTTTGATCAATGGATACCTATTTTTCTATTTTCAAAGAAATTTTCAAAAAATACTTTCGTTGAAAATATAGCCGTGAATCTACTTTCTAAGCACCTCTCTATTACATATAAATGAGACTTATTAAAATAAATCTAACAACAAAATGAAAAAAAAGAAAGAAATAGACCTCTGAATCATAAAAAACAACGAAACAAAAGAGTGCGGGACAAAACTAAAAATCAGTTTTGTTTCGCACTCTAAATCTTAATAAACGGTGGAAACAGAAGCAACTCCTTCGGAAATAAGCTGAAATTCACAAAAATTTGAAGAGCAATTTTCGTGAATTCCCTCTTATTTCTCGGAGTTTGACACTTCTGTCCCATCCTCTTCAGAATAAAAATTAATAGCTATTATTTTGTCAGCCAATTAGTGACTTCGTTCAACGCATCCACAATCCCCGCTGGATTTTTACCGCCAGCTTGTGCCATATCTGGACGTCCGCCTCCGCCTCCGCCAACTTTCGGCGCGATCGCTTTGATCAAATCTCCAGCTTTCAAGCCTTTATCATTTGCTGTTTTAGTCATTGCAGCAAGCAAGCTAACTTTTTCATCTTGTGCTGTCGCTAAAACCAATACATCTGACAATTCCTTTTGTTTCCATTGGTCAGCTAGTTGACGTAATTGATTCATGTCTTTCACGTTGACTTGTGCCGCAATGTACGTCGTACCCGCAACTTCTTTGATATCCTTGAAAATATCTCCCGCTTGTTGATTGGCTAATTTTCCTGCAAGCTGCTCATTTTCTTTTTGCAGCTCACGTAATTGCTGTTGTAATTGCTCTGTTTTTGACACAACTTCTTTTAGTTGAGGTGACTTAACGATTCCAGCAATAGTTTTCAATTGTTGTTCTTCTTCATTCATCAGTTCATAGGCTTCTTTGCTTGTTACAGCTTCGATCCGGCGAACGCCTGCGCCGATCCCTGATTCAGAAACGATTTTGAAAATACCGATATCTTCTGTATTTTTCACGTGCGTTCCACCACATAATTCAATTGAATAACCGTCAATATTCACGACACGGACTTCCTTGCCGTATTTTTCGCCAAAGAGTGCCATTGCTCCCATATTTTTCGCTGTATCGATATCCGTTTCGATCGTTTCAACTGGAAGAGCTGCCCAAATTTTTTCATTGACGATCGCTTCCATCTGCACTAATTCTTCAGGTGTCACCTGTCCAAAGTGAGTGAAGTCAAAACGTAGATGTCCAGGTGCGACTAAAGATCCTGCCTGATTTGCATGATCGCCTAAAATATCTTTTAACGCACGATGCAATAAATGAGTTGCCGTATGATTTTTCAAAATACGATTGCGCATTTTTTCATCCACATGCAGTTCATAGGTTGCTCCTTCAGTTACTGTTCCTGTCACTTGAACGGTGTGCAGGAATTGTCCGTTTGGTGCTTTTAAGACATTTTCCACATGAGCCACGATCGTTCCATTTTGATCTTTGATCGTTCCTTTATCCGCAACTTGTCCACCCATTTCAGCATAGAAAGGCGTTTCTGCAAAAATCAATTGGGCAGTACCGTCCGAAAGTTCATTCACGATTTCTTCGTCTTTTAAAATGATCAATAATTGACTTGATGCTTGTAGTTCTGTATAACCGACGAATTTGCTTTCTACTTTGATATCCGTTAAAACAGCAGATTGCACGCCCATCGATGTTTCTTTACTGCGGGCAGAACGAGCACGTTCACGTTGGGCTTCCATTTCTTTTTCAAAGCCAGCATGATCGACTTTCAACCCTTCATCCTCAGCGACTTCTTCTGTTAATTCTACTGGGAAACCATACGTATCGTAAAGTTTGAAAATGTCTTTTCCATTCAATGTATCTTCATCAGCTGATTTAACTTTAGCTAGAAGTTCATTTAAAATGTCTAATCCTTCATTGATCGTTTCATGGAAACGTTCTTCTTCTGTACGCACAACTTTTTCAATGAATTCTTTTTGTTGTAATACTTCCGGATAATAGCTGACCATCACTTCGCCAACAACTGGAACCAGTTTATATAAGAAAGCTTCATTGATGCCAAGCTTTTTCCCGTGCATGACTGCACGACGTAATAGACGACGTAACACGTAGCCACGGCCTTCATTTGAAGGAAGCGCACCGTCACCGATCGCAAACGATAATGCACGAATATGGTCAGCAATGACTTTAAATGAAATATCTGTTTGCGGTGATTGACCATA
This sequence is a window from Enterococcus wangshanyuanii. Protein-coding genes within it:
- a CDS encoding glucose-1-phosphate adenylyltransferase; protein product: MSTEMLAMILAGGQGTRLGKLTKEIAKPAVPFGGRYRIIDFTLSNCVNSGIKHVGVVTQYQPLALNHHIGNGASWGLDGIDSGVTILHPYSSTDGEKWFEGTAHAIYQNISYIDQMDPRYVLILSGDHIYKMNYEAMLEEHIANDASLTVGVIEVPLKEASRFGIMNTDEEDRIIEFDEKPDEPKNNLASMGIYIFNWDRLRSVLMDSSSDDDHLLDFGKHVIPSYLETGETVYAYRFNGYWKDVGTIDSLWEASMEFIQLDNELNMRDKSWRMFSKNMISPPHFLTETASVSHSLIVDGCYVAGTIENSILSTNVEVKGGSTVKNSVIMPGATIGKNVWIENAIIGENAIIGDDTVIHKENEINVVGYSEVVGGKQDENQ
- the alaS gene encoding alanine--tRNA ligase, with the translated sequence MKELSSSQVRQMYLDFFKSKGHSIEPSASLVPVNDPTLLWINSGVATLKKYFDGSVVPENPRITNAQKSIRTNDIENVGKTARHHTMFEMLGNFSIGDYFKKEAIHWAWEFLTAPEWMAFDPEKLYVTVYPKDTEAKRIWHEEVGLSMDHIIDIEDNFWDIGAGPCGPDSEIFYDRGESFNDVAEDDPENYPGGENERYLEIWNLVFSEFNHQADDSYEPLPHKNIDTGMGLERMVSIVQNAPTNFETDLFMPIIKAVEKLSGQVTYGQSPQTDISFKVIADHIRALSFAIGDGALPSNEGRGYVLRRLLRRAVMHGKKLGINEAFLYKLVPVVGEVMVSYYPEVLQQKEFIEKVVRTEEERFHETINEGLDILNELLAKVKSADEDTLNGKDIFKLYDTYGFPVELTEEVAEDEGLKVDHAGFEKEMEAQRERARSARSKETSMGVQSAVLTDIKVESKFVGYTELQASSQLLIILKDEEIVNELSDGTAQLIFAETPFYAEMGGQVADKGTIKDQNGTIVAHVENVLKAPNGQFLHTVQVTGTVTEGATYELHVDEKMRNRILKNHTATHLLHRALKDILGDHANQAGSLVAPGHLRFDFTHFGQVTPEELVQMEAIVNEKIWAALPVETIETDIDTAKNMGAMALFGEKYGKEVRVVNIDGYSIELCGGTHVKNTEDIGIFKIVSESGIGAGVRRIEAVTSKEAYELMNEEEQQLKTIAGIVKSPQLKEVVSKTEQLQQQLRELQKENEQLAGKLANQQAGDIFKDIKEVAGTTYIAAQVNVKDMNQLRQLADQWKQKELSDVLVLATAQDEKVSLLAAMTKTANDKGLKAGDLIKAIAPKVGGGGGGRPDMAQAGGKNPAGIVDALNEVTNWLTK
- the glgB gene encoding 1,4-alpha-glucan branching protein GlgB, whose product is MSSEKHQARSFETGENFTSHTYFGCHPKTVDGKQGFVFRVWAPNAQQIWLVGDFNEWDRSIPLTKTEQPAIWEGFSERPQIGDLYKYLVKQKDGREVYKIDPFAVAFEKRPNSAAIIQVVVERKWIDHTWRKRQKNLNSSERPLNIYEVHAGSWQVKEDGTPLTFKELKETLIPYVKKLGYSHIEFMPLMEHPLGASWGYQLTGYFAVCSIYGTTEEFQAFVEACHLNDLGVIIDWVPGHFCINDDSLAYFDGSAQFEYANELQAKNIRWGALNFDLAKPEVQSFLISSALYWIDTFHIDGIRVDAVSNMLYLDYDEPIEAAIGSGDHRNWAGFHFLQKLNAVIKQKHPEIIMIAEESSSEIKITGNISDDSLGFDYKWNLGWMNDTLCFYQMDAAFRKYNFQRLTFSLMYMFQEKYILPLSHDEVVHGKRSLMHKMWGDRYKQFAQLRNLYMYQMTFPGKKLLFMGSEWGQFLEWKHDEALEWIDLNDALNQRMQYFTEVINRLYTEEKALWELEHSEKTIEIIDADNAEATVLSFIRKGKRKKDFLIIALNFSPIEHKEFILGVPFPGIYEEVLNTEMNVFGGTWIRKNQDCQTQKKNFKSFEYQIQTIVPALGGIIIKPKEINTRIK
- the glgD gene encoding glucose-1-phosphate adenylyltransferase subunit GlgD, giving the protein MKTNSMCAVLGNVSRFEGLWPLTENRPLDTLPFDCKYRLLDFPLSSIANANIHSILMVFNEGETRSVFDHIGGGKEWNLDSVQNSYFVYFYQDFLKQKAQGLPFFASMIEYLQKAESEYTVFLGSNHLCNIDLKKVLKQHLKQNNKMTVVYKKMPKGKVSLDASIIKLNDSAEALSVDRLDEQGRETEFVNLCMDMYIVQTDWLIKQLEAGQKKEDSPSIYTFLQQKIKEETTTAYEYTGYLSDIYNVNSYYQANMDMLDPKNFKDLLYTGQKIYTKLKNEVPTFYSQDSKVKNSQCATGCIIEGQIENCLVSRRAVIRKGTVIKHSIIMANAKINEDVQIEYAILDKNITIEAGVKIIGTKDRPVIIQKNQVVTTDIIGGEMA